From Aquabacter sp. L1I39, the proteins below share one genomic window:
- a CDS encoding zinc-dependent alcohol dehydrogenase, with amino-acid sequence MKALTFHGKGDIRCEQVPDPRIEDARDAIIKVTACAICGSDVHIYDGVIPSMEHGDVLGHETMGEVVEVGKDNSALKVGDRVVVPFTIACGQCFFCQRGFYSGCERSNPNHQMAEEIWGYSPAGLFGYSHMLGGYSGGQAEYLRVPFADSGPIKVPEGLTDEQVLFLSDIFPTGYMGAEFCDIKGGETIAIWGCGPVGQMAIRSAFLLGAERVIAIDTVPERLALARDGGAETLDFLEEDIYERIRELTKGRGADACIDAVGTEADPSSSLYARIDRIKVATFMGTDRPHVLRQAIQCCRNFGVVSILGVYGGFLDKIPMGSAINRGLTFRMAQTPVQRYLPRLLKLIEDGTFDPSFVITHEAKLEDGPDLYRTFRDKEDGCIKVVLKP; translated from the coding sequence ATGAAGGCGCTGACCTTTCACGGCAAGGGCGACATACGCTGCGAGCAGGTGCCCGACCCGCGCATTGAAGATGCGCGCGACGCCATCATCAAGGTCACAGCCTGCGCCATCTGCGGCTCGGACGTGCACATCTATGATGGCGTCATCCCCTCCATGGAGCATGGCGACGTGCTCGGCCACGAGACCATGGGCGAAGTGGTGGAGGTGGGCAAGGACAACAGCGCGCTGAAGGTGGGCGACCGCGTTGTGGTGCCCTTCACCATCGCCTGCGGCCAGTGCTTCTTCTGCCAGCGCGGCTTCTATTCGGGCTGCGAGCGCTCCAATCCCAACCATCAGATGGCCGAGGAGATTTGGGGCTATTCGCCCGCAGGGCTCTTCGGCTACTCACACATGCTGGGCGGATATTCGGGCGGGCAGGCGGAATATCTGCGCGTGCCCTTCGCCGATTCCGGGCCCATCAAGGTGCCGGAGGGGCTCACCGACGAGCAGGTGCTGTTCCTCTCTGACATCTTCCCCACCGGCTATATGGGCGCGGAATTCTGCGACATCAAAGGCGGGGAGACCATCGCCATCTGGGGTTGCGGCCCGGTGGGCCAGATGGCCATCCGCAGCGCCTTCCTGCTCGGCGCGGAGCGCGTGATCGCCATCGATACGGTGCCCGAACGCCTCGCCTTGGCGCGCGACGGCGGCGCGGAAACCCTCGATTTCCTGGAAGAGGACATTTACGAGCGCATCCGCGAGCTCACCAAGGGGCGCGGCGCGGATGCCTGCATCGACGCGGTGGGCACGGAGGCGGATCCTTCCTCCTCCCTCTATGCCCGCATCGACCGGATCAAGGTGGCCACCTTCATGGGCACCGACCGGCCCCATGTGCTGCGCCAGGCCATCCAGTGCTGCCGGAACTTCGGCGTGGTCTCCATTCTCGGCGTCTATGGCGGCTTCCTGGACAAGATCCCCATGGGCTCCGCCATCAATCGGGGGCTGACCTTCCGCATGGCCCAGACGCCGGTGCAGCGCTATCTGCCGCGCCTCCTGAAGCTGATCGAAGACGGCACGTTCGACCCCTCCTTCGTCATCACCCATGAGGCGAAGCTCGAAGATGGCCCCGACCTCTACCGCACCTTCCGCGACAAGGAGGACGGCTGCATCAAGGTCGTGCTCAAGCCCTGA
- a CDS encoding DUF1127 domain-containing protein, translating to MTTMTAHHHGTERHFGRFGAIVSDFVAAVREAREMNARYEHLTRLSNTELSRLGLSREEIPQAVVNGR from the coding sequence ATGACCACGATGACCGCACACCACCACGGCACCGAGCGTCACTTCGGCCGGTTCGGTGCGATCGTGTCCGACTTCGTCGCCGCAGTGCGCGAGGCGCGCGAGATGAACGCGCGTTACGAGCACCTGACCCGCCTGTCGAACACTGAACTCTCTCGCCTGGGTCTGTCCCGCGAGGAGATCCCCCAGGCGGTCGTGAACGGCCGCTGA